In a genomic window of Acropora muricata isolate sample 2 chromosome 2, ASM3666990v1, whole genome shotgun sequence:
- the LOC136909580 gene encoding uncharacterized protein, whose translation MTANKTKYITPSNETSHSKYPNSRVEPSPNWLIAKRELGWLWDAHVYGFAAIFALIATFSVTFIVCKRGAIFKKRKAHFAVMVSALAVAGFLRSVVLLWNPYVSSNSPLDSQVLFCVISWGIARACITSSFSIMLLILVETTKTSLGPERLKNLPFLITMTLVNVLYLLLSELVVWFHPEAHVMIFICHVAFASWGLVVSIGYSVAGARMRRNLKASLGGAFFSRTLYQESNSLKRLFILMFFASSFGAINFTVSLYTAIGEFGVYSEKRYIKSWDWFIVQSTLRTLESLQCIFIFLIVFKAPNDD comes from the coding sequence ATGACTGCAAACAAGACAAAATATATCACCCCTTCGAATGAAACAAGTCATTCGAAGTATCCTAACAGCAGGGTCGAACCTTCACCAAACTGGCTGATTGCAAAGCGAGAGTTGGGGTGGCTATGGGATGCTCATGTGTATGGCTTTGCTGCAATATTTGCCTTAATCGCAACCTTCTCAGTCACTTTTATCGTTTGCAAGCGTGGAGCCATATTCAAGAAACGTAAAGCACATTTCGCAGTTATGGTTTCCGCCTTAGCTGTAGCGGGGTTTCTTCGTTCCGTTGTTCTGTTGTGGAATCCATATGTATCGAGTAATAGCCCTCTCGATTCACAGGTTTTATTTTGTGTGATTTCCTGGGGAATTGCCAGAGCGTGTATCACTTCAAGCTTTAGCATCATGCTTTTGATTTTGGTAGAGACAACAAAGACCTCACTGGGTCCTGAACGCCTCAAAAACTTACCCTTCCTAATAACAATGACACTGGTAAATGTTTTGTACTTGTTATTATCAGAACTAGTAGTCTGGTTTCACCCGGAGGCACATGTTATGATCTTTATTTGCCACGTAGCATTCGCATCTTGGGGCCTTGTCGTTTCCATTGGTTACTCCGTTGCTGGCGCAAGAATGAGGCGCAATTTGAAGGCTTCTCTTGGTGGAGCATTTTTCAGCAGAACACTTTATCAAGAATCCAACAGCCTTAAGCGATTATTCATTCTTATGTTCTTCGCGTCTTCCTTTGGTGCGATTAACTTCACTGTGTCACTATACACTGCAATCGGAGAGTTTGGAGTGTATTCCGAGAAGCGCTACATTAAAAGCTGGGATTGGTTTATTGTCCAGTCTACACTAAGAACCTTAGAATCACTAcagtgtattttcattttcctaattgttttcaaagctCCAAATGATGACTGA
- the LOC136909587 gene encoding uncharacterized protein isoform X1 codes for MGTIRNTPVANTIATNTVRNIGELHCYPRKSEEIHVNSKLKGQEINPLTVFSQLGRNRVQLLGRELKSMAQSNNIIENKWRKVFYEKHRKRLSETKSRLKTETTLQYNDAEAQQQLRFRRILAEEERQAVIDKQNTRLLQRIIDVMTSKKKTFPPTDVKEANRKVSKSEMERRDKSTAKSGQALRLPAV; via the exons ATGGGTACTATACGAAATACTCCTGTTGCTAATACCATAGCAACAAATACTGTGCGAAATATTGGCGAACTCCATTGTTATCCCCGAAAGTCTGAGGAAATTCACGTAAACTCAAAGCTAAAAGGCCAAGAGATAAACCCTCTCACGGTGTTCTCACAACTTGGCAG GAACCGTGTTCAGCTACTCGGACGTGAATTGAAATCAATGGCACAGTCGAACAACATAATAGAAAATAAATGGCGGAAGGTATTTTACGAGAAACATCGCAAACGA cTCTCAGAAACCAAATCCCGATTAAAAACAGAAACCACTTTGCAATATAATGACGCGGAGGCCCAGCAACAACTGAGATTCAGGAGAATTCTG GCTGAAGAAGAGCGCCAAGCTGTGATCGATAAACAGAACACCCGCTTACTTCAGAGAATTATTGATGTTATGACTTCGAAGAAGAAAACCTTTCCACCGACGGATGTAAAAGAAGCAAATCGAAAG GTTAGCAAAAGTGAAATGGAGCGCCGGGATAAATCAACAGCAAAGTCAGGACAAGCTCTTAGGCTGCCAGCAGTCTAG
- the LOC136909587 gene encoding uncharacterized protein CFAP97D2-like isoform X2 produces the protein MAQSNNIIENKWRKVFYEKHRKRLSETKSRLKTETTLQYNDAEAQQQLRFRRILAEEERQAVIDKQNTRLLQRIIDVMTSKKKTFPPTDVKEANRKVSKSEMERRDKSTAKSGQALRLPAV, from the exons ATGGCACAGTCGAACAACATAATAGAAAATAAATGGCGGAAGGTATTTTACGAGAAACATCGCAAACGA cTCTCAGAAACCAAATCCCGATTAAAAACAGAAACCACTTTGCAATATAATGACGCGGAGGCCCAGCAACAACTGAGATTCAGGAGAATTCTG GCTGAAGAAGAGCGCCAAGCTGTGATCGATAAACAGAACACCCGCTTACTTCAGAGAATTATTGATGTTATGACTTCGAAGAAGAAAACCTTTCCACCGACGGATGTAAAAGAAGCAAATCGAAAG GTTAGCAAAAGTGAAATGGAGCGCCGGGATAAATCAACAGCAAAGTCAGGACAAGCTCTTAGGCTGCCAGCAGTCTAG